TTCTGCCATGATTTCGGGGGtcaacgtcctcgcggcccggtccccgaccaggcctcctggtctagAGCAGATGGAAATATTTACCGAAATTTTACATGAGGGCCACTAACATAATTTGCCTCGACGagaacagaaagccggcggcttgtcaaaggtccccccatttgccttgatgatcttataCAGTTGGATTTTAAAACAGTTGTGGCATTTCCGGCTATACTTGGGTGACCATTCCCATAGAGTTGCCAAGTTACAGTTAAATATCCTTCAGGGACCAGAACATGATGCTATATGTCTTGATGTGAGGTCGCATCAGCTGCTATATTATTATGGTGCGGCTGTGTTCTCaataatatcacaggaaaaaggttatcatgtataaccaaactcaattacgggctcaccatagcccgtgctacatggacactccgtcctgaatagctaaatctttaacaacaacaacaacatgtgttcTCAAGCCTTCACATGgagtacaaatatgtgagtacatacAGACACACATAAATACATGCATGCTTACACATAAAATATATTCTTCATTCACAAGGATCATTAGAGCCTCAAACAGCTGGCAGCAAATGAGCAAGCCTATTGCTCCACAGCCCAAACTGGATCcctaattaacgtttttcataacgttttgaaactatgagaatttcctgcccacctaacctatcagaggacccttaacttactcttgttgaaaaaaaaaatcccaaatttattttcattttttttttcattttcaaattacgtccactttcggccatacgggaaaacggccaaaagtgacgttgtttttaagaggacaggttaccTAGTCCCAGAGGTGCCTAACTGGTACTCAACTAAGACTTTAAGCTTTCCTTGGGGCACCACTGGACAGTAGAACGACGTGCTCTTGCAACCATTGTCCGAGGCTCCGATGAGCCTAGTgaatgcagtgttattacccacaTTAATGTGGTTCTCGCTTTATATACACTTCTTATTTGTTGAGGACGTTAGTTAAAAAGGTGTGGTTGATCAGATTGAGGTTTAGAAGCCTGGAACGCGCCTGTCGAACTCTTTGGAGCGCTGCGAGGAGTGGTCGAGCATTCCTGGAACACGGGTGGTGGTTCTTCTGGTAGGTATCGAGGAGTCGTTGAACAGTCCTGGAACACGGGTGGTGGTTCTTCTGGTAGGTATCGAGGAGTCGTTGAACAGTCCTGGAACACGGGTGGTGGTTCTTCTGGCAGGTATCGAGGAGTCGTCGAGCAGTCCTGGAACACAGGTGGTGGGCCTCCTACAGGTAGGTTGCGAGGAGTGGTCGAGCATTCTTGAAACACGAGTGATCCTCTTGAGCGGTGAGGAAAACTCTTGTCATCCTTCACTATGCTTCTCGGCCCGGGTAAAGGGATCTGGAAAACACAGTAATATTAGGCGATgaatcataataacgtggctgaagtatgttgaccagaccacacactagaaggtgcagGGACCACGAAggatgtcgtcccttcaccttctagtgtgtggtctggtcaacatagtaaTATTAAGAACTGCAGAAGTAGGTCTAATGTTATATTTGTgaataaaaaacatgaaaaatacaccAAATATACAATACCAAGCAAAATCTACAGTATTTTAGCTTAGAGAAAAGACAACTGCTATATTCTCATTATCCGTATGGACATAAAGTGGGAAATTTTTGCTTATACATTTGTGTATTAAAAATGTAAGTATTGTTGATTGCAAATACTCATATTCCTTATAAAATTCCTTATCAGACGGTTGTAAATCAGTATGGCACCATTCACACCATATATATAAAagcaaagtactgtacagtgtttTTGGGGGGCTTAAGGCCCATTAACCTCTGGCGGTTATTATTAAGGCACACAAGTGCTTAATGACCATCCAGTAAGAATGTTTTATTCCAATACTAAAGTAAACACCCAGTATATACTCCGAGAAGTGGAtacacttctcggtgtatatattccTGTCGTAAGGCAAAGTGTGTTATCATTAGACAAACAGAGCCGAGACACTTTCACATCCGGGTTATGTAAACACAAGTCAGCTGATGGATTATTTTTGAATCCAGTCAAGAGATGGCGCTGATAACCCCCATGACCACGAGGTGAACATATTCCCCACTCAGTGCTCGCAGAACTGCGAGGACGAGAGTATGTTGTCACGTGaagctctctccgtctctctgggGCCCCCACAGGATTATACTTAGGATAGGACGGCACTTCTGATTATCTGAATATTAAAAGATACGGACAACAGGAGTGCCCCAAATGGAGGAAGTAATTTGGATAAATACATATAGAATAAGGCAAGTTGAATTTAGTTTATTATTACTTTGTAATTATATGTTTTATAACTTCCTAAGATGTTTTTTTTTAGGAAAAGGGGGGGATACATACGTCTTTGTCATTATAACTTTAAAATTAAAGCAAAAATAGGTTACTGAAAAAATTCCATTTCAAGGCACGTATAATGAGGTAAATTTGCCCTTCTAAACACCCCATGGCCCAAGTATGATGAAATATATATACTAATGGCTTTTAAATTAATTGTAAAGAATTCCCCATTATTAACTATATAATTTATCAAGGATTATTATCAATATTTTCCACAAAATATCGTATATAAACAGCGGAGAAATATTGACTAGCCTAATGGTCAAGCCTCGTCACCCACCTATATATTGcaagattatatatatactaagactatagtatatatatatagtatatatatatagtatatatatatagtaagtaTAGTAGTGGTCGTATAGTATACGTAGTATAGtcgtatagtatagtatatatatatagtatatttatatacttatatatatagtaAGACTATATAGTAAGACTATATATAGTAAGACTTTATATATTGAGTTGGAATACACAACTTTTTCATCTAACAAATTAAATTtacgctgaaaaagttctttaaaGAATCGATGTGATTTTATCTCCAGTTTCCACTGTGTTTACTTTATATACAGTAGTTAGTTGTTTTCCATCACTTCTCTCTATTTTATCAATTCCTCGTATAGAATCTTTTGTGTTGTGTCTCAGAGCTCACACATAGAGCAAGAAAGTTCAAGATAATTGCTTTAACAAAAATGTTTTGTTAATAGCCTAATGAGTCTAATAGTAATAGCCTAATAATAGCCAAAATGTATCTCATCAGTTCTAGATTACGTGATGCAGTcttacaaagccactaacatgcttaGCGACTCTGGCAGGTCCTAAAACCAACACAGAATTTGCGATGAATTGAATATTAGAAGGTGAAACAGTCAATcttgaatacaaaaaaaaatagatGTAATGACAGGTATATAATAGCGAAATTTGAATTCACGTCGTAGCCATATTAATACAAAGAAACTAAACTGATCTGGTTGACTGCTCTTCAATAATGTTCCAAGGCTCTCTTCTCCCCAGTAATGCCCCAGGACCCAATACCCTCCCAATTAATGCCCCAGGACTCTCCACCCTCCCAATTAATGCCCCAGGACCCTCCACCCTCCCAATTAATGCCCCAGGACTCTCCTCTCCCCCAATTAATGCCCCAGGACCCTCCACCCTCCCAATTAATGCCCCAGGACCCTCCACCCTCCCAATTAATGCCCCAGGACCCTCCACCCTCCCAATTAATGCCCCAGGACCCTCCACCCTCCCAATTAATGCCCCAGGACCCTCCCTCAGAGAGTACTGACCATCTCGACGGCGCCGGAGACGAGGAAGAGGTCCGGGGCAGCATAGGTCTTGGGCTGGGGCAGGTCGGGGGCGTAGGTGTGGGCGGAGAAGGCGTCGAGGGTGTTGTTGCCTACCACGCCCGTGCCGGAGGTCTCCAGCGCTGTGATCTGCGTCGTCCGCACGTGGTACGGGAAGTTCCTGTTGGCAGCACTAGGCCGAGTCAGGAACTGTGGGGGGAGAAGGCACTGTAGTGATTGGTTTTTTACCGCATGAAGGATTGGTTATGGCTGGTTGGTTAtacagggtgtgtgggggtgggttataCCATTCTCAAAACTTACCATATTATGCCCCAAGCCCCCTTATCCATGTCCTGAAGCCTCGCCTCTTTTGTAATGCCCCCCTAGCCCCTACCTCTCTCCCCAAGCCCTACCCCCTCTCCCCACACCCTGAGGCAGCTCGTCAGTACTGACCAGGAAGAAGACGTGGCCAAGGAGGGTTATGGAGAGGTCGACGccgttcaccaccttctctctgacCCACTTGTCGATAACGTGATTGCTGATAACGATCACCACCGGACCTGACAGGAACCTGGGGAGCCAAGTGGTACACAGTTACAGTGAGAGGTCATACCTGGCTGCAGACGCCTGTGTCATACACAGTTACAGAGACAGGTCACACCTGGCTACAGGAGCCTGTATGTCACACAGTTACAGAGACAGGTCACACCTGGCTACAGGAACCTGTATGTCACACAGTTACAGAGACAGGTCACACCTGGCTACAGGAGCCTGTATGTCACACAGTTACAGAGACAGGTCACACCTGGCTACAGGAGCCTGTATGTCACACAGTTACAGAGACAGGTCACACCTGGCTACAGGAGCCTGTATGTCACACAGTTACAGAGACAGGTTACACCTGGCTACAGGAGCCTGTATGTCACACAGTTACAGAGACAGGTCACACCTGGCTACAGGAGCCTGTATGTCATACACAGTTACAGAGACAGGTCACACCTGGCTACAGGAGCCTGTATGTCACACACAGTTACAGAGACAGGTCACACCTGGCTACAGGAGCCTGTATGTCACACACAGTTACAGAGACAGGTCACACCTGGCTACAGGAGCCTGTATGTCACACACAGTTACAGAGACAGGTGTTCGTTACACCACATTACAAGTTAGATGAAAAGTTACAGGCATGTTTCCTGTAATGATGAACAAAATAATTGGTATGTCTTGAGTATTGTGACGGGGCCATACGACATGTTGTGGACGCCTCAGCTCCcaaacaaatacaattacaaatacaAGAAACAATGAAACTAACAAAACAGGATTAAAGCACAAGATTAttaaaatacaaataaaacaaaaacatAATTATCCGTCTATCATGGCCCAATAGGCGTAACCTCCTAAGTATTTGATATAGTTAATATTATGATATTATGACATAATTGGAGAATTGTGCATAATTCTTTAAGATGGCATCTTGTTCACTATTCCACAACCTTCCCTATTTTTTGTAATGTTTGGCAAAACCAATGGTataatattccccccccccaaggttgAACTACCCAATCACCCCAGCCTGCAACCCCACAACATTTGCCTAActctctggatacctatttactaacAGGTGAAAAGAGGCCTTAAGTGAAAGGTtactaaggcctaccaacctcttgGAGGGTTAGTAAGACCTACCAACCTcaggaaggttattaaggcctaccaacctcctGGAGGTTGTTCCAGGAGGCCAGCAATCTACTCACCAACCAGCAAGTGCTCTTTAGTCCTAAGCATAGTCCAGGACTACAGTAAAgtctgtgtatattcacctacaAGCGGAGTACACATGCCAGTGTTGCCAACACACGCACTCTCTCATATCTATGATAAAATGTATGTCTCTTCAAGGTTGGGACCAAACGCTTGGGGCTAggctcaccaaactttgcagtgTGATCAGTGATGGCATGGTGAGTGCTATGCAGTGTTTGGGGTCGACCTCTTTGCTCTTTAAGATGGATTAGTTTCTGTTGCAACAACTAACGAGTCCCGTGAAGTCTTAAATACAGGTTTCATTGTCCACAGAGTATTTTCAAACTGATTTCTATGTTGTTAACGTTGATTGAATGTCGATTTAATATTGATAATATTGATTCAGCATCAATTGAGCATATTTCAATCTAACACTGTACAGCGCCGTATTTAGAtaaaaatacattattattattattattacaaagaTGTGTACCATcataaggaggaggaggcaggtgcAGGAGCAACTCACCACAATGTGTAGAAAGCGAAGAAGGGGCAGTAGAAGCCAGCCTTCTCCGGATAGTGCTTGATGGTGAAGAAGCAGGCGTAGAGGAACATGCACCAGGCCAGGGACCGTAGCACCAGTAGCCCGTAGCCCGCCGGGGACTCGTACAGGTACAGCACCTCCCCGGGGTCGAAGATCTGCAGGCCACGGGGGTAAGGTCATATCGTACACACCACGGAGGTTCCATAAAGCTTGTTTTCTGTTTGTCAAGCccataggggccagattcacgaagcagttacgcaatcacttacgaacctgtacgtcttttctcaatctttggcggctttgtttacaattattaaacagtttacaagcatgaaaacttcccaatcaactgttgttattgttttaaacagcctcctggtgcttcggagctcattaactgtttaataattgtaatcaaagccgccaaagattgagaaaagatgtacaggttcgtaagtgcttgcgtaactgtttcgtgaatctggccctttttATTATCGTTAAGTTGAAATGTAATACGTTGGGCTAGGTTGGGTAAGGCAAAACATAAATATACAGGTTAAGTTTCACAAATTTTGTCCGAATTCAGTGGGCTTCCAAATTAAACTGAAAAATTGTAAAGAATAATGGAGagatctttgacaagccgccggcttctgaTCCTTCTGGAGGCCAGTAAAGATGGTGGTCCTGGGGAAAGTTTGGGGTCACGCACCTCTTGCTCGTATATGAAGAGGGAGATGTAAGTGGTGCAGTAGAGACACATGAAGACGGTGAGGCGCACGGCGGAGGCCTGGCGGAGGCGGCCCCTGGTGATGTTGAAGCCCTTCG
This is a stretch of genomic DNA from Procambarus clarkii isolate CNS0578487 chromosome 45, FALCON_Pclarkii_2.0, whole genome shotgun sequence. It encodes these proteins:
- the LOC123769960 gene encoding transmembrane protein 145; amino-acid sequence: MMTMLYVSDMIKCRASRNRSCRVSTTRKGNISSNYPTQDWWEVTRAAATSGGLEGRDLTSQKGSPRAFSSRWVLMSVCVVCLVTTAEAKVIQGFLKTSEKWAFLTRFCFLSNDGAFTFEVEYNIEYAMEKLLLYYDSPHQWPAVYKSSKTCEEKEAVMKKENNQFINLTLISASSECEVVRLPGDKAFYHCKGTRSFRSVRERWWFIAVSNCDTNKGLELSYRITMTNGYSFWYKHFSADEFYVLRTDLTALGLQLSILFLSLLASAELKSRQLLHTTYRLYMVSLVAQVFALVFLSVHYARYGFDGVGLHTTKLLGRLLHTLSTIMMVLVLLLMAKGFNITRGRLRQASAVRLTVFMCLYCTTYISLFIYEQEIFDPGEVLYLYESPAGYGLLVLRSLAWCMFLYACFFTIKHYPEKAGFYCPFFAFYTLWFLSGPVVIVISNHVIDKWVREKVVNGVDLSITLLGHVFFLFLTRPSAANRNFPYHVRTTQITALETSGTGVVGNNTLDAFSAHTYAPDLPQPKTYAAPDLFLVSGAVEMIPLPGPRSIVKDDKSFPHRSRGSLVFQECSTTPRNLPVGGPPPVFQDCSTTPRYLPEEPPPVFQDCSTTPRYLPEEPPPVFQDCSTTPRYLPEEPPPVFQECSTTPRSAPKSSTGAFQASKPQSDQPHLFN